In a single window of the Natronorubrum halophilum genome:
- a CDS encoding DUF5789 family protein, whose product MTDSNIPHRELGVEFGELAGQLEEHSYPSTNEELVEAYGEHVLEFPNGTESVGDILGSFANETYESPSEARQALFNMVDSRAIGRRYYSDRTPPALGERREDPQLSF is encoded by the coding sequence ATGACTGACAGCAACATCCCACATCGAGAGCTCGGTGTCGAATTCGGTGAGTTAGCAGGGCAACTCGAGGAGCATTCGTACCCGAGTACGAACGAAGAACTCGTCGAAGCGTACGGCGAACACGTACTCGAGTTTCCGAACGGTACGGAATCGGTCGGCGATATCCTCGGTTCGTTCGCGAACGAAACGTACGAGTCGCCGAGCGAGGCGCGGCAAGCGCTGTTCAACATGGTCGACAGCCGAGCGATCGGCCGGCGCTACTACTCCGATCGAACGCCGCCCGCACTGGGGGAGCGACGGGAAGATCCACAGCTCTCCTTCTGA
- a CDS encoding DHH family phosphoesterase has protein sequence MTRESVGEPDADDGDSVVYDLAAECTTEDVESGRPYLAEINGIVDYGVFVDLSESVSGLVHESVLEGTYGVGDELVVELESVRDNGDMAFEPAEIAEYSLESVAHDYALTGTNRLEANIGEQIHLEGEIVQVKQTGGPTIFHITDEYGVVPCAAFKEAGVRAYPSIEVGDVVRVTGTPERREGSVQIEVDGLSKLEDEAAEEARERLEAALESRAEPHDVEPLIDWPAFEKLRPNLKEVATLLRRTVLEGRPIRVRHHADGDGMCAAVPVQIALQRFIAEVHEDEDAPRHLIKRLPAKAPFYEMEDATRDLNFALEDREKHGQQLPLLLMLDNGSTAEDVPAYETLAHYDMPIAVVDHHHPDPDAVEHLLDAHVNPYLHDEDYRITTGMLCVELARMIYPDITDELRHVPAVAGLSDRSKADAMDDYLELAGEEGYDENRLQDLSEALDYAAFWLRYNSGDQLIQDLLQIDSDDEERHRELVEFFADRARDEVDVQLDAAMPHLEHENLDNGAHLYRIDVENYAHRFTYPAPGKTTGEIHDRKIEETGDPIITVGYGPDFAVLRSDGVRLDIPNMVTELEEEISGGGVSGGGHLVVGSIKFVKGKREEVIDALVDKMEEAEIDEALSSAAPIDD, from the coding sequence ATGACACGTGAGTCCGTCGGGGAACCCGACGCAGACGACGGGGATTCCGTCGTCTACGATCTCGCTGCTGAGTGTACTACAGAGGACGTCGAGAGCGGTCGGCCTTACCTCGCTGAAATCAACGGTATCGTCGACTACGGCGTTTTCGTCGATCTCTCCGAATCCGTCTCCGGCCTCGTCCACGAATCCGTTCTCGAGGGCACCTACGGCGTCGGCGACGAGCTCGTCGTCGAACTCGAGTCCGTTCGAGACAACGGCGACATGGCCTTCGAACCCGCCGAGATAGCGGAGTACTCCCTCGAATCGGTCGCCCACGACTACGCCCTGACCGGCACCAACCGCCTCGAGGCCAACATCGGCGAGCAGATCCACCTCGAAGGGGAGATCGTGCAGGTCAAACAGACCGGCGGCCCGACGATCTTCCACATCACCGACGAGTACGGCGTCGTGCCGTGTGCCGCCTTCAAAGAGGCCGGTGTCCGCGCTTATCCCTCGATCGAGGTCGGGGACGTCGTCCGCGTCACCGGCACGCCGGAACGCCGAGAGGGATCGGTCCAGATCGAAGTCGACGGCCTCTCGAAACTCGAGGACGAGGCCGCCGAGGAGGCTCGCGAGCGCCTCGAGGCCGCCCTCGAGTCCCGCGCCGAACCCCACGACGTCGAACCGCTGATCGACTGGCCCGCGTTCGAGAAGCTCCGACCCAACCTCAAGGAGGTCGCGACGCTGCTGCGCCGAACCGTCCTCGAGGGTCGCCCGATTCGCGTCCGCCACCACGCCGACGGTGACGGCATGTGCGCCGCGGTTCCCGTCCAGATCGCCCTCCAGCGATTCATCGCGGAGGTCCACGAGGACGAGGACGCGCCGCGACACCTCATCAAGCGCCTCCCCGCGAAGGCACCCTTCTACGAGATGGAAGACGCCACCCGGGACCTGAACTTCGCGCTCGAGGACCGCGAGAAACACGGCCAGCAACTCCCGCTCTTGCTCATGCTGGACAACGGCTCGACGGCCGAGGACGTCCCGGCCTACGAGACGCTCGCCCACTACGACATGCCGATCGCAGTCGTCGACCACCACCACCCCGACCCCGACGCCGTCGAGCACTTGCTCGACGCCCACGTCAATCCCTACCTCCACGACGAGGACTACCGGATCACGACGGGGATGCTCTGCGTCGAACTCGCGCGGATGATCTACCCGGACATCACCGACGAACTCCGCCACGTCCCCGCCGTCGCCGGCCTCTCGGATCGCTCGAAGGCCGACGCGATGGACGACTACCTCGAGCTCGCCGGCGAGGAAGGGTACGACGAGAACCGCCTGCAGGATCTCAGCGAGGCGCTGGATTACGCCGCCTTTTGGCTGCGCTACAACTCCGGCGACCAGTTGATTCAGGACCTGCTCCAGATCGATTCGGACGACGAGGAGCGCCACCGCGAACTCGTCGAGTTCTTCGCCGACCGCGCCCGCGACGAGGTCGACGTCCAACTCGACGCCGCGATGCCCCACCTCGAACACGAGAATCTCGATAACGGCGCTCACCTCTACCGGATCGACGTCGAGAACTACGCGCACCGGTTCACGTACCCCGCGCCCGGCAAAACGACCGGCGAGATCCACGACCGAAAGATCGAAGAGACCGGCGACCCGATCATCACGGTCGGCTACGGCCCCGACTTCGCCGTCCTGCGATCCGACGGCGTCCGACTGGACATTCCGAACATGGTCACGGAACTCGAGGAGGAGATTTCGGGCGGCGGCGTCTCCGGCGGCGGTCACCTCGTCGTCGGCTCGATCAAGTTCGTCAAGGGCAAACGCGAGGAAGTGATCGATGCGCTCGTCGACAAAATGGAAGAGGCCGAGATCGACGAAGCGCTCTCGAGTGCAGCGCCGATCGACGACTGA
- the ilvD gene encoding dihydroxy-acid dehydratase translates to MSQQPEQRSPAEGKPDELPSKEVTEGTERAPHRAMFRAMGYDDEDLSSPMVGVANPAADITPCNVHLDDVAQSAYDAIDDADGMPIEFGTITISDAISMGTEGMKASLISREVIADSVELVAFGERMDGLVTVGGCDKNMPGMMMAAIRTDLPSVFLYGGSIMPGEHEGREITVQNVFEGVGAVADGEMSEDELDEMERNACPGAGSCGGMFTANTMASISETIGFAPLGSSSPPAEDEARYEVARESGELAVEVVREQRKPSDFLSRESFENAIALQVAIGGSTNAVLHLLAMAAEAGVDLDIEDFNEISRSTPKIAKLQPGGTRVMNDLHEVGGVPVVLSELLEADLLHGDALTVTGETMAEALERVDPPRIGDLDADFLYTVDDPVDERGAIRILTGNLAPDGAVIKITGEDHLRHEGPVRVFEEEENAMAYVQEGRVEAGDVLCIRNEGPRGGPGMREMLGVTSAVAGQGHAEDVALFTDGRFSGATRGFSIGHVAPEAAAGGPIGALEDGDIVTIDIDELELSVDLSDEELDARLEERDLPEPQYTTGVLAKYGQLFGSAANGAVTNPGAKQD, encoded by the coding sequence ATGAGCCAACAGCCCGAACAGCGATCGCCCGCGGAGGGCAAACCCGACGAGCTGCCGAGCAAGGAGGTCACGGAGGGGACCGAACGAGCACCCCACCGTGCGATGTTCCGCGCGATGGGATACGACGACGAGGACCTCTCCTCGCCGATGGTGGGCGTCGCGAACCCGGCCGCGGACATCACGCCCTGTAACGTTCACTTAGACGACGTCGCCCAGTCAGCGTACGACGCGATCGACGACGCCGACGGCATGCCGATCGAGTTCGGCACGATCACGATCTCCGACGCCATCTCGATGGGTACCGAGGGAATGAAGGCGTCCCTGATCTCGCGGGAGGTCATCGCCGACTCCGTCGAACTGGTGGCCTTCGGCGAGCGCATGGACGGCCTCGTCACCGTCGGCGGCTGCGACAAGAACATGCCCGGAATGATGATGGCCGCCATTCGAACGGACCTGCCGAGCGTCTTCCTCTACGGCGGCTCCATCATGCCGGGCGAGCACGAGGGCCGCGAAATCACGGTCCAGAACGTTTTCGAGGGTGTCGGTGCCGTGGCCGACGGCGAGATGTCCGAAGACGAACTCGACGAGATGGAGCGCAACGCCTGCCCCGGTGCCGGCTCCTGTGGCGGCATGTTCACCGCCAACACGATGGCCTCGATCTCCGAGACTATCGGGTTCGCACCGCTCGGGTCGTCCTCGCCGCCAGCGGAGGACGAGGCCCGCTACGAGGTCGCCCGCGAGAGCGGCGAACTCGCCGTCGAGGTCGTCCGAGAGCAACGAAAGCCTTCGGACTTCCTCTCGAGGGAATCGTTCGAGAACGCCATCGCGCTGCAGGTGGCCATCGGCGGCTCGACCAACGCCGTGCTCCACCTGCTGGCGATGGCCGCCGAGGCCGGCGTCGATCTCGACATCGAGGACTTCAACGAGATCAGCCGCTCCACGCCGAAGATCGCCAAGCTCCAGCCAGGCGGCACGCGCGTGATGAACGACCTCCACGAGGTCGGCGGCGTTCCGGTCGTCCTGAGCGAACTTCTCGAGGCCGACCTGCTCCACGGCGACGCGCTGACCGTCACGGGAGAGACGATGGCCGAGGCGCTCGAGCGCGTGGATCCGCCGCGGATCGGCGACCTCGACGCCGACTTCCTCTACACCGTCGACGACCCCGTCGACGAGCGGGGTGCGATCCGCATCCTCACGGGGAACCTCGCGCCCGACGGTGCCGTCATCAAGATCACCGGCGAGGACCACCTCCGTCACGAGGGGCCGGTCCGCGTCTTCGAGGAGGAGGAGAACGCGATGGCGTACGTCCAGGAGGGACGCGTCGAGGCCGGCGACGTCCTCTGTATTCGCAACGAGGGACCCCGCGGCGGACCCGGCATGCGCGAGATGCTCGGCGTCACGAGCGCGGTCGCCGGCCAGGGCCACGCCGAGGACGTCGCGCTGTTCACGGACGGCCGGTTCTCCGGTGCCACCCGCGGGTTCTCGATCGGTCACGTCGCGCCCGAGGCCGCCGCCGGCGGCCCCATCGGGGCACTCGAGGACGGCGACATCGTGACCATCGATATCGACGAACTCGAGCTTTCCGTGGATCTCTCCGACGAAGAACTCGACGCGCGTCTCGAAGAGCGCGACCTCCCGGAACCCCAGTACACGACCGGCGTGCTGGCGAAGTACGGCCAGCTATTCGGCTCCGCGGCCAACGGGGCCGTGACGAACCCCGGCGCGAAGCAGGACTGA
- a CDS encoding adenylyltransferase/cytidyltransferase family protein, producing the protein MTRTVIAQGTFDILHPGHVHYLEEAAAMGDELYVIVARKANVDHKEAPICPATQRRDVVDALAVVDEAILGHEEDIFVPIEEIDPDVIALGHDQYHDVGAIEDELERRGIDCTVERASGREATDEDEILSTRRIIDRILERRG; encoded by the coding sequence ATGACGCGGACGGTTATCGCGCAGGGAACCTTCGATATCCTCCACCCCGGCCACGTCCACTATCTCGAGGAGGCCGCGGCGATGGGCGACGAACTGTACGTGATCGTCGCCCGCAAGGCGAACGTCGACCACAAGGAAGCACCGATCTGCCCCGCGACGCAGCGTCGGGACGTCGTCGACGCGTTAGCGGTCGTCGACGAAGCGATACTCGGTCACGAGGAGGACATCTTCGTCCCGATCGAGGAGATCGATCCCGACGTGATCGCGCTGGGCCACGACCAGTACCACGACGTCGGGGCCATCGAAGACGAACTCGAGCGTCGCGGCATCGACTGTACGGTCGAACGCGCGAGCGGGCGCGAGGCGACCGACGAGGACGAGATCCTCTCGACGCGGCGGATTATCGACCGCATCCTCGAGCGACGCGGCTGA
- a CDS encoding cohesin domain-containing protein produces MRGRGISVVSVVALVLLASLATVGFAGTAAGGDSATILEVEPETAETPPGETIHVAVVMTSDGGYGGVGVERVAFGVEYDSDVLTVEDVHHGPWMEQGNETAVVTDSDIDNGAGYARVEQYRDPVDGGATGHARIATLTLSVDDGADGAASPVNITAVESDLEGDWSMQSFTHNGSVIVDENATVVDAQAPETGNESGESSDDTVPGFGIGGALVAVLALLAGATLRRA; encoded by the coding sequence GTGCGCGGACGTGGAATTTCGGTCGTCTCCGTGGTCGCCCTCGTTTTGCTCGCGAGTCTCGCAACCGTTGGGTTCGCCGGGACCGCTGCAGGCGGTGACAGCGCGACGATCCTCGAGGTCGAACCGGAGACGGCCGAGACGCCGCCCGGTGAGACCATCCACGTCGCCGTCGTGATGACCAGCGACGGCGGATACGGCGGTGTCGGCGTCGAACGGGTCGCGTTCGGGGTCGAGTACGATAGCGACGTCCTGACCGTCGAGGACGTTCACCACGGGCCATGGATGGAACAAGGAAACGAGACGGCGGTCGTTACCGACAGCGATATCGATAACGGCGCCGGCTACGCCCGCGTCGAACAGTATCGTGATCCCGTCGACGGCGGCGCAACCGGTCACGCCCGAATTGCGACGCTCACCCTCAGCGTCGACGACGGCGCGGACGGTGCGGCGTCCCCGGTGAACATCACCGCCGTCGAGAGCGACCTGGAGGGTGACTGGTCCATGCAATCGTTCACCCACAACGGCTCCGTGATCGTCGACGAGAACGCGACCGTCGTCGACGCTCAAGCGCCTGAAACGGGCAACGAGAGCGGTGAGAGTAGCGACGATACCGTCCCCGGATTCGGCATCGGCGGCGCGCTCGTGGCCGTGCTCGCCCTCCTCGCGGGAGCGACGCTGCGACGCGCCTGA
- a CDS encoding NADP-dependent malic enzyme, which produces MSLDEDSLEYHRDDPPGKIEIRTTKSTSTQRDLSLAYSPGVAAPCLEIDEDANEAYQYTAKGNLVGVVSNGSAVLGLGDIGAQASKPVMEGKGVLFKRFADIDVFDIELDHDTADAFVESVAAMGPTFGGINIEDIAAPDCFRIEERLRERMDIPVFHDDQHGTAIITGAALLNAVEISGKDLESLSVTFAGAGAAALATARFFVSLGVRKENITMVDIDGVLTTARAESGDLDPYSREFARDVPEGELADAMVDADAFVGLSAGGIVSAEMVRSMAADPIVFAMANPEPEIDYETAKTARDDTVIMATGRSDYPNQVNNVLGFPFIFRGALDVRAAEINEAMKVAAAEAIADLAKKDVPDAVRKAYGDQPLQFGAEYIIPKPLDPRVLFEVAPAVARAAMDSGAARAEIDPEAYVERLEARLGKSREMMRTVFNKAKTDPQRLALAEGANEKIIRAAAQIEEREIARPVLIGDEDVIKTAVANLGLEFEPEVVDPSAGDYDSYVDALYERRQRKGITRTEARDRIRDSNYFASVMVDQGDADAMLTGLTNHYPSALRPPLQVVGTAPDTDYAAGVYMLTFKNRVAFLADTTVNQDPDEEVLAEITRHTADLARRFNVEPRAALLSYSDFGSVDNEGTRKPRRAAKRLRDDPAIDFPVDGEMQADTAVVEEMLEGSYEFTELDEPANVLVLPNLEAGNICYKLLQRLGGAEAIGPMLVGMDRPVHVLQRDDEVSDIVNLAAVATVDAQAE; this is translated from the coding sequence ATGTCACTGGACGAAGACTCACTCGAGTACCATCGCGACGATCCGCCGGGGAAAATCGAGATCCGGACGACGAAATCGACGAGCACGCAGCGGGATCTCTCGTTGGCTTACTCGCCCGGCGTCGCCGCGCCGTGTCTGGAGATCGACGAGGACGCGAACGAGGCCTACCAGTACACTGCGAAGGGTAATCTCGTCGGCGTCGTCTCGAACGGCTCCGCCGTGCTCGGTCTCGGCGACATCGGCGCGCAGGCCTCGAAACCCGTCATGGAGGGAAAAGGGGTGCTGTTCAAACGCTTCGCCGACATCGACGTTTTCGACATCGAACTCGATCACGACACCGCCGACGCGTTCGTCGAATCGGTCGCGGCGATGGGGCCGACCTTCGGCGGGATCAACATCGAGGATATCGCCGCTCCGGACTGTTTCCGGATCGAAGAACGGCTTCGGGAGCGCATGGACATCCCGGTCTTTCACGACGACCAGCACGGGACGGCGATCATCACCGGCGCGGCGCTGTTGAACGCCGTTGAAATCTCCGGCAAGGACCTCGAATCCCTCTCCGTTACCTTCGCGGGCGCGGGCGCAGCGGCCCTCGCGACCGCCCGGTTTTTCGTGTCGCTGGGTGTCCGAAAGGAGAACATCACGATGGTCGATATCGACGGCGTTCTGACGACCGCTCGAGCAGAGAGCGGCGATCTCGACCCGTACAGCCGGGAATTCGCACGAGACGTGCCCGAGGGCGAGCTGGCGGACGCGATGGTGGATGCGGACGCCTTCGTCGGACTCTCCGCCGGCGGTATCGTTTCCGCGGAGATGGTGCGCTCGATGGCCGCCGATCCGATCGTCTTCGCGATGGCCAACCCCGAACCCGAGATCGACTACGAGACGGCGAAGACCGCGCGCGACGATACGGTCATCATGGCGACCGGACGCTCCGACTACCCGAACCAGGTGAACAACGTCCTCGGCTTCCCCTTCATCTTCCGTGGCGCGCTCGACGTGCGCGCGGCGGAGATCAACGAGGCGATGAAAGTCGCGGCCGCCGAAGCCATCGCCGACCTCGCGAAAAAAGACGTTCCCGACGCCGTCCGCAAGGCCTACGGCGATCAGCCGCTCCAGTTCGGCGCCGAGTACATCATCCCGAAACCGCTCGACCCGCGGGTGTTGTTCGAGGTCGCCCCCGCCGTCGCCCGCGCCGCGATGGATTCGGGTGCCGCCCGGGCCGAGATCGATCCCGAGGCGTACGTCGAGCGCCTCGAGGCCCGACTCGGAAAGTCCCGTGAGATGATGCGCACGGTGTTCAACAAGGCCAAAACCGATCCGCAGCGACTCGCGCTGGCCGAAGGGGCGAACGAGAAGATCATCCGCGCGGCGGCCCAGATCGAAGAGCGGGAGATCGCCCGCCCGGTCCTGATCGGCGACGAAGACGTGATCAAAACCGCCGTGGCGAACCTCGGCCTCGAGTTCGAACCGGAGGTGGTCGATCCGTCCGCCGGCGACTACGATAGCTACGTCGACGCGCTCTACGAGCGCCGCCAGCGCAAGGGAATCACCCGAACCGAGGCGAGAGATCGCATTCGAGATAGCAACTACTTCGCGTCGGTGATGGTCGACCAGGGAGACGCCGACGCGATGTTGACCGGGCTCACGAACCACTATCCGTCGGCGCTTCGCCCGCCGCTACAGGTCGTCGGGACGGCACCCGACACCGACTACGCCGCGGGCGTCTACATGCTGACGTTCAAGAACCGCGTCGCCTTCCTGGCCGATACGACGGTCAACCAGGACCCGGACGAGGAAGTGTTGGCCGAGATCACGCGCCACACGGCCGACCTCGCCAGGCGGTTCAACGTCGAGCCTCGAGCCGCCTTGCTCTCGTACTCCGACTTCGGCAGCGTCGACAACGAGGGGACTCGAAAGCCCCGCCGGGCGGCGAAGCGACTCCGCGACGATCCGGCGATCGACTTCCCGGTCGACGGCGAGATGCAGGCCGACACCGCCGTCGTCGAGGAGATGCTCGAGGGGAGTTACGAGTTTACCGAGTTGGACGAACCGGCGAACGTCCTGGTTCTGCCGAACCTCGAGGCGGGCAACATCTGCTACAAACTGCTCCAGCGCCTGGGCGGTGCCGAAGCGATCGGTCCGATGCTCGTCGGCATGGACCGCCCGGTTCACGTCCTCCAGCGCGACGACGAGGTTTCCGATATCGTCAACCTGGCAGCCGTTGCGACCGTCGACGCCCAGGCGGAGTAA
- a CDS encoding glycosyltransferase, translating to MHAASVVVPARDEPRRLERTLDSLAAQAFDGSLEVIVVASGDETLAAARAHPVAERVLVDDRRDGPGSARNEGAAIATGDVLLFTDADTVVPRAWVRAHLRHYATPAVVGVGGPLRPLAGTLRHDVLFRILSDWWYRVSWPLGFVQQPGCNCSVRRSAFEVVGGFDDALSFLEDTDLSLRLREAGLVVYDHRCPVATSSRRQEREGYVPLFLAYLVGYLEYAIPGLSPTREHF from the coding sequence ATGCATGCCGCATCGGTCGTCGTTCCCGCTCGCGACGAACCGCGCCGCCTCGAGCGTACGCTGGACTCGCTCGCGGCCCAAGCGTTCGACGGGAGTCTCGAGGTGATCGTCGTCGCGAGCGGGGACGAAACGCTGGCGGCAGCACGCGCGCACCCGGTCGCCGAACGCGTGCTCGTCGACGATCGCCGGGACGGACCGGGGAGCGCTCGAAACGAGGGCGCAGCGATAGCGACCGGCGACGTCCTGTTGTTCACCGACGCCGACACGGTCGTCCCTCGAGCGTGGGTTCGCGCGCACCTCCGCCACTACGCGACCCCCGCCGTCGTCGGCGTTGGCGGCCCGCTCCGACCGCTCGCAGGCACGCTCCGCCACGACGTGCTCTTTCGCATCCTCTCGGACTGGTGGTACCGGGTTAGCTGGCCCCTCGGCTTCGTCCAGCAACCCGGCTGTAACTGTAGCGTGCGCCGGTCGGCGTTCGAGGTGGTCGGCGGGTTCGACGACGCGCTCTCCTTTCTCGAGGACACCGACCTCTCCCTGCGGCTGCGAGAGGCGGGGCTGGTCGTCTACGATCACCGTTGCCCGGTGGCGACCTCCTCCCGCCGGCAGGAACGAGAGGGCTACGTCCCGCTCTTTCTCGCGTATCTCGTGGGCTACCTCGAGTACGCGATCCCCGGTCTGTCGCCGACTCGGGAGCACTTCTGA
- a CDS encoding Mov34/MPN/PAD-1 family protein: MGLFDALFRSSEILGIAEETLEFALESSEASHPNEYMGFLRGTEADEVGLDRDGLVITDILVVPGTESNSVSATVKTNQIPNDVKALGSVHSHPNGVISPSDADLGTFGRGSVHIIIGAPYRRTDWQAFDSRGERTQLNVLNVDLPETEDFFDFTQADIDDELRR; encoded by the coding sequence ATGGGTCTGTTCGACGCGCTGTTTCGCTCGAGCGAGATTCTCGGCATCGCCGAGGAGACGCTCGAGTTCGCCCTCGAGTCCTCGGAGGCGTCCCACCCGAACGAGTACATGGGATTTCTCCGGGGGACCGAGGCGGACGAAGTCGGGCTGGATCGAGACGGACTCGTCATCACGGATATCCTCGTGGTTCCCGGCACCGAATCAAACAGCGTCAGCGCGACCGTCAAGACGAACCAGATCCCGAACGACGTGAAGGCGCTCGGCAGCGTTCACTCCCACCCGAACGGCGTGATCAGTCCGAGCGATGCGGATCTAGGGACGTTCGGCCGGGGAAGCGTCCACATCATCATCGGCGCGCCCTACCGCCGTACGGACTGGCAAGCCTTCGATTCGCGGGGCGAACGGACCCAGTTGAACGTCCTCAACGTGGACCTCCCCGAAACCGAGGACTTTTTCGATTTCACGCAGGCGGATATCGACGACGAACTCCGACGATAG
- a CDS encoding YncE family protein encodes MTERNTRRRFLQTSTVVGGLALAGCFGDSGNDDDDSTGDEDETEAVFDSASPICHDYTRDGRYAYVTLGPNYSEGGLVVFDFEAFEIVAEFADIPGNFGAIAHPTDAKCYVNAGRADVEGVDPKGEWWVFDTDEHLPINPKTGDVDAEYDIDEITRESNGYDTHGIAFTPDSEELWMVNRDTDDGFVVDPETDEVIDEIENAGTSPDILTASPDGEYMFATIRGPDQQSGPHAIAGDEPGVAALDVESRELVRVIEPDPIDGYSDDEIADESIAIPDYHGIGIVPDEADGDYELWALDQGTATLYVIEPAGDGFEVTADINLGDGTRETPHMVDYDSEFRYGAIPSTSGGKTLIVSVAGHEIVAELDTGAGSHFAGVAPGDESILVDVIGAEKFVEIDADFENEAFEIGRELALSELEQFPGGE; translated from the coding sequence ATGACAGAACGGAACACTCGGCGGCGATTCCTCCAGACGAGTACCGTCGTCGGCGGGCTCGCGCTGGCGGGCTGTTTCGGTGACAGCGGTAACGATGATGACGACAGCACCGGTGACGAAGACGAAACCGAAGCGGTGTTCGACAGCGCCAGCCCGATCTGTCACGACTACACGCGGGACGGACGGTACGCCTACGTGACGCTCGGTCCCAACTACAGCGAGGGCGGTCTCGTCGTATTCGACTTCGAAGCCTTCGAAATCGTCGCGGAGTTCGCGGATATTCCCGGTAACTTCGGAGCGATCGCCCATCCCACCGACGCGAAGTGCTACGTCAACGCCGGCCGCGCCGACGTCGAGGGTGTCGATCCCAAAGGCGAGTGGTGGGTCTTCGACACCGACGAGCACCTCCCGATCAACCCGAAAACCGGCGACGTCGACGCGGAGTACGATATCGACGAGATCACTCGAGAGAGTAACGGCTACGACACCCACGGCATCGCGTTCACGCCCGACAGCGAGGAGCTGTGGATGGTCAACCGGGACACCGACGACGGATTCGTCGTCGATCCCGAAACCGACGAAGTCATCGACGAAATCGAGAACGCCGGCACCTCGCCGGACATTCTGACGGCCTCGCCGGACGGCGAGTACATGTTCGCGACGATCCGCGGGCCCGACCAGCAGTCCGGCCCTCACGCCATCGCCGGTGACGAGCCGGGCGTCGCCGCCCTCGACGTCGAGAGCCGCGAGCTGGTTCGGGTCATCGAACCCGATCCGATCGACGGCTACTCCGACGACGAGATCGCGGACGAAAGCATCGCTATCCCGGACTACCACGGTATCGGCATCGTTCCCGACGAGGCCGACGGCGACTACGAGCTGTGGGCTCTCGATCAGGGTACCGCGACGCTGTACGTCATCGAACCGGCCGGCGACGGCTTCGAGGTCACCGCGGACATCAACCTCGGCGACGGAACGAGAGAGACGCCACACATGGTCGATTACGACTCCGAGTTCCGCTACGGCGCGATTCCGAGCACCAGCGGCGGCAAGACGCTGATCGTCAGTGTCGCCGGCCACGAGATCGTCGCGGAACTCGACACCGGTGCCGGCTCGCACTTCGCCGGCGTTGCTCCCGGCGACGAGTCGATCCTCGTCGACGTGATCGGTGCCGAGAAGTTCGTCGAGATCGATGCCGACTTCGAGAACGAGGCGTTCGAGATCGGCCGAGAACTCGCCCTCTCCGAACTCGAGCAGTTTCCCGGCGGCGAATAA